Part of the Kitasatospora sp. NBC_01266 genome, GGGATCGCGGTGTCGTTGAGGGCACGGGTGATCCGGGCAATGCTGTGGCCGGCCAGGCGCTGGGCGAAGATCCAGCTCACGATCCGCCCGCACTCGAGGTCGGTGTCAAGACGCTGGATACGCACACCGCGGCGGGCCAGCGCCCGGTTCGGATGCGGTCCCGCATCCACGAGTCGATACCCGTAGGGCGGCCGGCCCCCGAGATAGCGGCCCTGGTCACGCGCTTGGACGGTCATGGCCGTGCGGACCCGGATGCGGGTGCGGGCGACCTCCCGTTTCGCCAGGATCCCGAGCAGGACCATCAACTCCTCGTGCCCGGCGACCTTCGGGTCAGCCGCACCGCCCAACTCTGGTATCCACACCGTGACGCCGTAGTGCTCGAACAGCGGAGCCATGACGGTGAACTGGTTCCCGTGAAAGGCCCGTTCGCTGGAGCCGATCACGATCGCGTCGAACTCCCGCTCCGGGGCGGCCATCGCAGCGAGCAGCGCGGCGGCCTCCGGTCGGCGCGCCCACGGCAGGGTGCGGCTGTGGCCGATATCGAAGAACTCCGCCACGATCCGGCCATGACCACTCGTCAGGGCCTGCGCCCGCAGCAACTGCCATCCCCGGGAAGTGACTGGATCTTGGTGGTCCTCCGTGGAAACCCGGCCGTAGAACGCGAACCGCACCCCGCACCGATCCCAGCGGCCCGCCTCGGGCCGAAGCTGACCGAACGCATCGGCCCACCGCAGCAACGAGCCAGCACGGTCCGCTGGAGGGCCCACTGCGAGCAGCGGAGGCGCTACGACTTTCACCATCATGGCCGACACCTCCACGCAGGCCGGGGCCCGCTCACCAACGACTGGGATATCCGCCAGCACGTCAGACACGCCAAAAAACAGCATAGTTAACTCGAAAGGATGAACATCACCGCGCGGCATTACCCCGGCCGAGGCCGACCATGTAGCGCAAGAGCCCCATCAGCAAGGAACCACGTCTCACGGCGATAGATATTTTGACACTCCGTCGTCAATTGGGTGACCGACCCTGCGCCCCCTTGCTACTCCTGGGTAGCCAGAACAGTCACCCACGAACGCGCAGCAGACGAATTTCGCAGTAATATTTTCGCCTTTCCTGCCTGCACAGACTGAGGGCGCCCCTAGACTGGTTCCCCACTGGGCCAGCCCATCCCTGACACGTCAACTACCCTGCTGTGAGTCGTAGTCGGAGATGCATTGCCCGGCAGCACGGGCAGTAGACGGTCGCGGCAAGCTCATGAGACCGCCACCGAGGGATGGGAATCCCATGATGCAGAGGAAGTGAACTTGAGCGGGGTTTCGAACGTTTCAACGCAGGTCCTCAAGATCGTTGCGTTGGTGCGAGAGGCTGCGCGAGGAATCACTCAAGCCGAACTGACAGCTCTGGCTGGGGTACGCCATCCGCGACTGCCCGAGATCCGCCTCATGCAACTCGTGGAACGCGCCGTGGCGGCGGAGTTGCTGCAGATCACCGATGGATGGATCACTGCAGTCGATTCCCCCGCAGTCCCCGAGTCCACGGCTGGCGTTGTGGAGGCT contains:
- a CDS encoding recombinase family protein, whose product is MSDVLADIPVVGERAPACVEVSAMMVKVVAPPLLAVGPPADRAGSLLRWADAFGQLRPEAGRWDRCGVRFAFYGRVSTEDHQDPVTSRGWQLLRAQALTSGHGRIVAEFFDIGHSRTLPWARRPEAAALLAAMAAPEREFDAIVIGSSERAFHGNQFTVMAPLFEHYGVTVWIPELGGAADPKVAGHEELMVLLGILAKREVARTRIRVRTAMTVQARDQGRYLGGRPPYGYRLVDAGPHPNRALARRGVRIQRLDTDLECGRIVSWIFAQRLAGHSIARITRALNDTAIPCPSVADPERNPHRSAQQWTLTTVRAILANPRYTGRQVWNRQRTDHDLIDTANTTLGTREVMRWNAPDDWVISTDVAHPALVSEADFIAVQGIRARRDTLAEREYVLAGLLRCGPCGRLMESCWSHGRPAYRCRHGHSSATTPNPDRPRNAYVREDEVLPRLPALWIRLAADRSDEQAVGVASALEVVAWLRACGVGLVYDSAGRTLTADTPSRERIAIG